In Lemur catta isolate mLemCat1 chromosome 1, mLemCat1.pri, whole genome shotgun sequence, one DNA window encodes the following:
- the LOC123623656 gene encoding tRNA methyltransferase 10 homolog A-like, whose amino-acid sequence MSSEMLPAITETSNVEKKEDLSEHQEQNQKPRLGEGFEPISKRQMKKLIKQKQWEEQRELRKQKRKEKRKRKKLERQCQLESNSDGNDRKRIRRHVAHSTLCLITDCSFDDLMVLKDIKKLHKQIQRCYAENRRTLHPVQFYLTSHGGQLKKNMDENDKGWVNWKDIHIKPEHYSELMKKEDLVYLTSDSPNVLKELDESKAYVIGGLVDHNHHKGLTYKQASDYGIDHAQLPLGNFVKMNSRKVLAVNHVFEIILEYLETRDWQEAFFTILPQQKGAVPTDQACESSSQDKASVRVEDGLDSDSSEEEHSRNELDSPHKEAKQDKEHSTESAGNSPPH is encoded by the coding sequence ATGTCATCTGAAATGTTGCCAGCAATAACTGAGACTTCTAATGTTGAAAAAAAGGAAGACTTAAGTGAACATCAAGAGCAGAACCAGAAGCCAAGATTAGGTGAAGGGTTTGAACCAATATCTAAACGACAAATGAAAAAACTTATAAAACAGAAACAGTGGGAAGAACAACGGGAACTGCGCAAACAAAAGCGAAAGGAAAAgcgcaagagaaaaaaattagagcgACAATGTCAACTGGAATCAAACTCAGATGGAAATGACAGAAAACGTATTCGAAGACACGTTGCTCACAGCACCCTCTGTCTTATCACTGACTGTAGCTTTGATGACTTGATGGTATTAAAGGACATTAAGAAACTTCATAAGCAGATACAACGATGTTATGCAGAAAACCGACGAACACTGCATCCCGTGCAGTTTTACTTGACAAGCCATGGAGGCCAGCTGAAAAAGAACATGGATGAAAATGACAAAGGATGGGTCAACTGGAAGGATATCCACATCAAACCAGAGCACTACAGTGAACTCATGAAAAAAGAAGACCTGGTTTATCTTACATCAGACTCACCGAATGTACTGAAGGAGTTAGATGAATCAAAGGCCTATGTGATTGGAGGGTTAGTGGATCATAACCATCACAAGGGACTCACATATAAACAAGCATCAGATTATGGAATTGATCATGCACAGCTCCCTCTTGGAAATTTTGTGAAGATGAATAGTCGGAAAGTTTTGGCAGTTAATCATGTGTTTGAGATTATTCTGGAATACTTGGAGACAAGAGACTGGCAAGAAGCATTTTTTACTATCTTGCCCCAGCAGAAAGGAGCTGTTCCCACAGACCAAGCCTGTGAAAGTTCTTcccaggacaaggcatctgtcaGGGTTGAAGATGGATTGGACAGTGATTCTAGTGAGGAAGAGCATAGCAGAAATGAACTAGATTCACCACATAAGGAAGCAAAGCAGGATAAAGAACACAGCACTGAATCTGCAGGGAACTCTCCACCACACTAA